From Nocardia sp. NBC_00416:
TTCGGCGGGTTCGTAGAAGTCCATATGCCCGGTGAAACCGAACCGGTCGCGCAGCGGTCCGGTGAGCGCACCGGACCGGGTGGTGGCGCCGACCAGGGTGAACGGAGCGATATCGAGGGGAATCGACGTCGCGCCCGGCCCCTTGCCGACTACCACGTCGACGCGGAAATCTTCCATCGCCAGGTACAGCATTTCCTCGGCGGGCCGGGCCATCCGGTGGATCTCGTCGATGAACAGCACATCACCGGCGACCAGATTGCTCAGCATGGCGGCCAGATCACCGGCGCGCTCCAGGGCCGGTCCGGAGGTGATGCGCAATGCGGTGCCGAGTTCAGTGGCGATGATCATCGCCAGGCTCGTCTTACCCAGACCGGGCGGCCCGGACAGCAGGACGTGATCGGGGGTGCCGCCGCGCGCTCGGGCGCCGCGCAAAACCAGGGCGAGCTGTTCGCGCACCCGCGGCTGCCCGATGAAACCGTCGAGCGAGGTGGGGCGCAGCCCGGAATCGACCTCACCGTCCGACGGCAGGTAGTCGGCGCTGACCGGGGATTCCGCGGAATTCGGGGGGTCGTCGTATTCCATGACCGCCTAACGGTTCTTGCCGAGGATCCCGAGCGCGGCGCGCAGTGCCGCGGAGTTACCGGCGTCGGGGTGTTCGGCCAGGACGGCATCCACGGCAGGTTCGGCCTGCTTGAGCGGGAACCCCAGACTGGTGAGCGCTTCCACGACCTGGTCGCGGACCGGGGTCTGCACCGCTGCGGCGACGGCGGCGGCCCGGTCCGGCGGCACCGGGACGAGGTTCACCTTGTCCCGTAATTCCACGACCATCCGTTCGGCCCCGCGCTTTCCGATTCCCGGGACCCGGGTGAGCGCCGCGATATCCCCGGCGGCCAGCGCTTTGCGCAGCGCTTCGGGCTCCAGGACCGCCAGCACCGCCATCGCCAGCCGCGGCCCCACTCCCGATACCGTCTGCAGCAGCCCGAACAGGTCGCGGGCCTCGGTGTCGGCGAACCCGTAGAGGGTCATCGAGTCTTCGCGCACGATCAGCGCGGTGTACAGCCGGGCCTGTTCACCACGAGTGAGCCCGGCCAGAGTCGCGGGAGTGGCATTGAGCTGGTAGCCGACTCCGGACGCCTCCAGCACCACGTGGTCGAGTGCGAGTTCGACAACTTCGCCGCGTATGGACGCGATCACCCGCGCACCGCCTTCCGCTGCTGTTCCAGTCGTTGCGTGTACTGCTGCCGGGCCCGTTCGGCCAGCTTCTCGGCGCGCGCCATCCGCTCCAGCAGCGGTGCCCGCCAACAGTGGCAGATGGCCAGGGCCAGCGCGTCGGCGGCATCCGCCGGTTTGGGCGGCGTCGCGAGCCCGAGGATCCGAGTGACCATGGCGGTCACCTGTTTCTTGTCCGCGCCGCCGTTTCCGGTCACCGCGGCCTTCACCTCACTGGGAGTATGGAACATCACCGGGATCTCGCGGCGCGCGGCCGCCAGTGCGATGACTCCGCCGGCCTGGGCGGTACCCATGGCCGTGCGCACATTGTGCTGGGCGAACACCCGCTCGATCGCCACCACCTCGGGACGATAGGTGCGTATCCACTCTTCGGCGGCATCGGAGATCCGCAGCAGGCGCTGCGCCAGATCCAGTTCGGGCGGAGTGCGGATCACATCCACCGCGATCGCCTTCACCGTGCGCCCCGCACCCCCTTCGACCATGCTCACTCCACACCGGGTGAGCCCCGGGTCGACGCCCATCACCCGCACGCCGAACACCTTTCCCAGAACGAACAGTTGTTCGAAGTCTAGTGCAGGCCCTGATGTCTCGGCGTCAGTGACACGGCCCCGCGCTCGGGGGCACTCAACGGGCCAGCTGGGCTGCGAAGATGTCGTAAGCAGCCGCGTCGCGCAGGACGAACCGCACTTCCTCGACCCCGGTACGCGATTCGCGAACGGCCGCTACCGCGATCCGCGCTCCGTCGTCCATTGGCCAACCGTAGGCGCCGGTGGAGATCGCCGGGAAGGCCACCGTGCGCGCGCCCAGTTCGTCGGCGATCCGCAGCGATTCGCTGTAGCACGCGGCCAGTAGCGGCGCGAGCTGCGCGGCGCGTTCGCCGCGCGCCGACCACACCGGGCCGACGGTGTGGATGACCCAGCGCGCCGGCAGTTCGCCGGCCGTGGTCGCCACGGCCCGGCCGGTGGGCAGGCCCCGGGGGTATTCGGTCTCCCGGAGGCGCCGGCATTCGGCGAGAATCTCGGGTCCGCCGCGCCGGTGGATGGCGCCGTCCACGCCCCCGCCGCCGAGCAGCTCCGAGTTCGCGGCGTTCACCACCGCGTCGACCTGCTCCTCGGTGATATCCCCACGAACCAGCGTCACGGCGACCATGCCGCCATTGTCACGCGACCGGCCGGACCGTCCCGCGCGGCACACGCACGCTCATCCAATCGAGACCTGCCCACATCGCCGGGCATCAACCCGGACAGACGCGTAACCAATCAGTTACGCTTCATCGGTGGACGAGGTGGCCGCGGCGATCGCCGACCCGGTACGGCGCGAGATCCTGGAGATGCTGCGCGGCACCCGGCTCACCGCGGGCGCGATCGCCGCCCGCTTCCCGATCAGCCGGCCCGCCGTCAGCCGGCATCTGCGGGTACTCCGGGACGGCGGACTGGTCCACGACGAACTCGTGGGGCGGCAGCGGTACTACGCACTGGACACCGGACCGCTACGGGAGCTGAGCTCGTGGATCGCCACGTTGAACGGTCCGGACTGGTCGCACCGGCTCGACGCGCTGGGCACCGAGATCTACCGGACCCGCCGGGAACACCGCGCAGACACCGGATCCGACCCCCGGCGCCACATCCGATCGGCACCATCCGACGACGAGGAGAACTCGGCATGACCCTCCGACCCACCGGCAGTCTGGAGCCCACCCCGCACGGGCGCGATCTGATCCTCACCCGGACCTACCGCGCCCCCATCGAGGACGTCTGGGCCAGCATCACCGAATCCGAACGCACCGCCCGCTGGTTCGGCCCCTGGCAGGGTGCGGCGGGACCCGGCCGGACCGTTCGGGTGCAACTGTCCTACGAGGACGGACAGCCGTGGAGCGAGTACACGATCGACACCTGCGTCCCACCGCGCCATCTCGCGTTGCGGGCGACCGACGAATCCGGCAGCTGGCACCTGGAAGTGACGCTCACCGAACAAGGCGGGCAGACCGAACTGGTCTTCGTCCACCACCTGGAGTCGGCGGA
This genomic window contains:
- the ruvA gene encoding Holliday junction branch migration protein RuvA — its product is MIASIRGEVVELALDHVVLEASGVGYQLNATPATLAGLTRGEQARLYTALIVREDSMTLYGFADTEARDLFGLLQTVSGVGPRLAMAVLAVLEPEALRKALAAGDIAALTRVPGIGKRGAERMVVELRDKVNLVPVPPDRAAAVAAAVQTPVRDQVVEALTSLGFPLKQAEPAVDAVLAEHPDAGNSAALRAALGILGKNR
- a CDS encoding SRPBCC family protein: MTLRPTGSLEPTPHGRDLILTRTYRAPIEDVWASITESERTARWFGPWQGAAGPGRTVRVQLSYEDGQPWSEYTIDTCVPPRHLALRATDESGSWHLEVTLTEQGGQTELVFVHHLESAEQVPEIGPGWEYYLDALGASRTDARRPDFDDYYPAMREYYTNLDG
- the ruvB gene encoding Holliday junction branch migration DNA helicase RuvB yields the protein MEYDDPPNSAESPVSADYLPSDGEVDSGLRPTSLDGFIGQPRVREQLALVLRGARARGGTPDHVLLSGPPGLGKTSLAMIIATELGTALRITSGPALERAGDLAAMLSNLVAGDVLFIDEIHRMARPAEEMLYLAMEDFRVDVVVGKGPGATSIPLDIAPFTLVGATTRSGALTGPLRDRFGFTGHMDFYEPAELLLILQRSAQILGVGVETDAAAEIADRSRGTPRIANRLLRRVRDYAEVRADGLITLPVARAALEVYDVDPMGLDRLDRAVLGALVRGFGGGPVGVSTLAVAVGEEPATVEEVCEPFLVRAGMVARTPRGRVATAAAWLHLGLTPPPDLAFGALEVRGREPHPTLDLFE
- the ruvC gene encoding crossover junction endodeoxyribonuclease RuvC encodes the protein MRVMGVDPGLTRCGVSMVEGGAGRTVKAIAVDVIRTPPELDLAQRLLRISDAAEEWIRTYRPEVVAIERVFAQHNVRTAMGTAQAGGVIALAAARREIPVMFHTPSEVKAAVTGNGGADKKQVTAMVTRILGLATPPKPADAADALALAICHCWRAPLLERMARAEKLAERARQQYTQRLEQQRKAVRG
- a CDS encoding O-acetyl-ADP-ribose deacetylase, with product MVAVTLVRGDITEEQVDAVVNAANSELLGGGGVDGAIHRRGGPEILAECRRLRETEYPRGLPTGRAVATTAGELPARWVIHTVGPVWSARGERAAQLAPLLAACYSESLRIADELGARTVAFPAISTGAYGWPMDDGARIAVAAVRESRTGVEEVRFVLRDAAAYDIFAAQLAR
- a CDS encoding metalloregulator ArsR/SmtB family transcription factor, with translation MDEVAAAIADPVRREILEMLRGTRLTAGAIAARFPISRPAVSRHLRVLRDGGLVHDELVGRQRYYALDTGPLRELSSWIATLNGPDWSHRLDALGTEIYRTRREHRADTGSDPRRHIRSAPSDDEENSA